A genomic segment from Amygdalobacter nucleatus encodes:
- a CDS encoding sugar ABC transporter ATP-binding protein: MADAILRMKNIEKYFSGVQALKNAYLELGAGEVVALVGENGAGKSTLMKILTGIYKKDGGTIEYMGQQVEYNGPKESEKAGIAIVHQELNMMSDLTVAQNLFIGHEVMNGIFINDEQMSKYAIEFFQKLHIEIDPYKKIGDLTVGKQQMVEIAKAISKQAKIIVFDEPTAALTDAEIEELFKVIRDLKKKGVGIIYISHRMDEIGQISDRITVMRDGEYVGTLDTEGCTKADIIKLMVGRAIYTEPKTCSQVAKDAPEVLRCEKLNRGKFVKDVSFNLKKGEILGVAGLMGSGRTEMARILFGADLRDSGDIYVNGKKVKINTPADAVKAGIGYLSEDRKRFGLVVDKTIEDNTVMASIDKFMQGIFVNSQKTKDVSEKYVTELKTKTPSVKQMVRKLSGGNQQKVVIAKWLCQDADILIFDEPTRGIDVGAKSEIYHLMDRLAKQGKSIIMISSELPEILRMSDRVAVMCEGRLTKIINIEDASQEVIMEAATNAKECYLYER; the protein is encoded by the coding sequence ATGGCAGATGCGATTCTAAGGATGAAGAATATTGAAAAATATTTTTCAGGTGTGCAAGCTTTAAAGAATGCATATTTAGAGCTTGGAGCAGGAGAAGTTGTAGCACTCGTAGGGGAAAATGGCGCAGGTAAATCAACGCTGATGAAGATCCTTACCGGTATCTATAAAAAAGATGGCGGAACGATTGAATATATGGGGCAGCAAGTTGAATATAATGGGCCAAAAGAGTCAGAAAAAGCAGGCATAGCTATTGTTCACCAAGAACTTAATATGATGAGTGATCTGACAGTTGCTCAAAATTTGTTTATTGGTCATGAGGTGATGAACGGTATTTTCATCAATGACGAGCAGATGTCTAAATATGCTATTGAATTTTTCCAAAAATTACATATAGAAATTGATCCATATAAAAAAATTGGTGATTTAACTGTTGGTAAGCAGCAGATGGTTGAAATTGCTAAGGCAATCAGTAAACAAGCAAAAATAATTGTTTTTGATGAGCCAACAGCTGCTTTGACAGATGCTGAAATTGAGGAATTATTCAAAGTTATTCGTGATTTGAAGAAAAAGGGTGTAGGTATTATTTATATTTCACACAGAATGGATGAGATTGGACAGATTTCTGATCGGATAACTGTTATGCGTGATGGCGAATATGTCGGTACACTCGATACTGAAGGTTGCACAAAAGCAGACATAATCAAATTGATGGTTGGTCGTGCAATTTATACTGAGCCAAAGACCTGTTCACAGGTGGCAAAAGATGCACCAGAGGTATTACGTTGTGAAAAACTTAATCGGGGTAAGTTTGTTAAGGACGTATCTTTCAATTTGAAAAAGGGCGAAATCCTTGGCGTTGCTGGCTTGATGGGCTCAGGGCGTACAGAAATGGCTAGAATTTTGTTTGGAGCTGATTTGCGAGATTCAGGTGATATTTACGTAAACGGTAAGAAAGTCAAAATTAATACACCTGCTGATGCTGTTAAAGCAGGTATTGGTTATTTATCTGAAGATCGTAAACGCTTTGGATTGGTTGTCGATAAGACAATTGAAGACAATACAGTTATGGCTTCAATTGATAAGTTCATGCAAGGCATTTTTGTCAATAGTCAAAAGACAAAAGATGTTTCTGAGAAGTATGTAACTGAGCTTAAAACAAAGACGCCATCAGTTAAACAGATGGTCAGAAAACTTTCTGGTGGCAATCAACAAAAAGTTGTTATTGCTAAATGGCTTTGCCAAGATGCTGACATTTTGATTTTTGATGAGCCAACACGTGGCATTGATGTAGGTGCCAAGAGTGAAATTTATCATTTGATGGATAGATTAGCTAAACAAGGTAAATCAATCATCATGATTTCCTCAGAATTACCCGAAATTTTGCGTATGAGTGATCGCGTTGCGGTAATGTGTGAGGGTCGCTTGACTAAGATCATAAATATCGAAGATGCAAGTCAAGAAGTGATAATGGAAGCAGCGACCAATGCTAAGGAGTGTTACTTATATGAAAGATAA
- a CDS encoding ABC transporter permease, with protein sequence MKDKLKKIFSNQQAVVVIALIVICAAFAMITPKFMQPTTFTNIAKSAYYVAFMAIGVTFVICTGGIDLSIGTVAICSVLISGTLMEAGLPMFWVIVVTLLVGSLFGLANGILVSKFGLPAFIATLGTMMISRGLGSIVSKTKTISFPQGDSEGAWFRELFMITREGGILPKNFPTGFVLLVILAVVMGIILKRTKVGRYILSIGSNKEATRLSGINVAKYECLAYVITGFFTAFAGLAYVAVFTTAQPNTGNGFELDAIAGVVIGGTSLAGGSGSVFGTIIGVLIMTVLKIGFPYIGVQSHYQLFITGFILIFAVYMDILNRKRKN encoded by the coding sequence ATGAAAGATAAGTTAAAAAAGATTTTTTCTAATCAGCAAGCTGTCGTAGTGATTGCATTGATCGTAATCTGTGCTGCTTTTGCAATGATTACACCTAAGTTTATGCAACCTACAACATTCACTAATATTGCTAAATCAGCTTATTATGTTGCATTTATGGCAATCGGTGTCACGTTCGTCATCTGTACAGGTGGTATTGACTTGTCAATTGGTACAGTTGCTATCTGTTCTGTATTGATCAGTGGTACTTTGATGGAAGCTGGACTTCCAATGTTCTGGGTTATTGTTGTTACCTTACTAGTTGGATCGTTATTTGGTTTAGCTAATGGTATCTTAGTTTCCAAGTTTGGCTTGCCAGCTTTTATTGCGACACTTGGTACGATGATGATTTCGCGTGGCCTAGGCTCAATTGTTTCAAAGACAAAGACTATTTCATTCCCACAAGGTGATAGTGAAGGTGCTTGGTTCCGTGAGTTGTTCATGATTACACGTGAAGGTGGAATTTTACCTAAGAATTTCCCAACTGGTTTTGTGCTGTTAGTTATTTTAGCAGTGGTTATGGGTATCATTCTGAAACGTACTAAAGTTGGTCGCTATATTTTGTCAATTGGTTCTAACAAAGAAGCCACACGCCTTTCAGGTATCAACGTTGCTAAGTATGAGTGCCTAGCTTATGTGATTACTGGTTTCTTTACAGCATTTGCTGGTTTGGCTTATGTTGCAGTTTTCACTACTGCTCAGCCTAATACGGGTAACGGCTTTGAATTGGATGCTATTGCAGGTGTAGTTATCGGTGGTACATCATTAGCCGGTGGTTCTGGCTCAGTTTTTGGTACGATCATCGGTGTCTTGATAATGACAGTTCTGAAGATTGGTTTCCCATATATCGGTGTACAGTCACACTATCAATTGTTCATCACAGGTTTCATTTTGATCTTTGCTGTTTATATGGATATTTTGAACCGCAAACGCAAAAACTAA